A region from the Podarcis raffonei isolate rPodRaf1 chromosome 11, rPodRaf1.pri, whole genome shotgun sequence genome encodes:
- the MAN2A1 gene encoding alpha-mannosidase 2: MKLSRQFTVFGSAIFCVVIFSLYLMLDRGHLDHPKNHRREGSFPQGQLSILQEKIDHLERLLAENNEIISNIRDSVINLSESVKDGQRTPEAINFSQGNFSELSPLATMYLSVDPEDCQFASKSGSQASDVQMLDVYDILPFDNPDGGVWKQGFDITYDEHEWDSEPLQVFVVPHSHNDPGWLKTFDDYFRDQTQHILNNMVLKLQEDKGRKFIWSEISYFSKWWDGIDSQKKDAVKRLIEDGQFEIVTGGWVMPDEASAHYFAIIDQLIEGHQWLEKALGVKPKSGWAVDPFGHSPTMAYLLKRTGFSNMLIQRVHYSIKKYHAAQKTLEFFWRQNWDLGSNTDILCHMMPFYSYDIPHTCGPDPKICCQFDFKRLPGGRVSCPWRVPPEAIHSGNVQHRAWMILDQYRKKSKLFRTKVLLAPLGDDFRYTESSEWDQQYQNYQKLFDYMNSHPEFHVKAQFGTLSDYFEALRKASNLDEKNSNSVFPVLSGDFFTYADRDNHYWSGYFTSRPFYKRLDRILESYLRAAEILYSLALVQSKKTNKMKVFPSVDHYKLLTEARRNLGLFQHHDAITGTAKDWVVVDYGTRLFHSLINVKKIITDSAHVLILKDQETYHYNPSTPFLTMDDAQSSQDSLPHKTVIELSKQPRYLLIYNPTEQERSSVVSVYVNTPRVKVLSPSGKPVVVQLTAVWDGAAKITYDAYQISFLVRIPPLGFGVYQLLEGLSSEAALADYNLYHNDKAKLVKPYRVFNVKEIQNALDEIMLENSYMKVWFSGNSGLLEKVNTKENNKNHRVKMEFVWYGTTSNRDKSGAYLFLPDGDAKPYVFSDPPIIRVTHGRIFSEVTTFFHHLTHTIRLYKVHGLEGQSLEVSNIVDIRGEYNREIAMRISSDIESHNRFYTDLNGYQIQPRQTMSKLPLQANIYPMATMAYVQDSKIRLSLLSAQSLGVASLKSGQLEVIMDRRLMQDDNRGLGQGVQDNKITANLFRILLEKRNGVDMKEEKSTVSFPSLLSHITSSFINHPLIPMITYADIGIPSLLNSFSPLMSSMPCDMNIVNLRTIQSKADSGPSEEAALIVHRKGFDCRFTSTDLGLLCSTTQGKLKVHRLFNKFHVGSLIPTSLSLMHSPPDARNISEISMSPMEINTYRIQLR; encoded by the exons GGTCAGCTTTCAATACTGCAAGAGAAAATAGACCACCTGGAGCGCTTATTGGcagaaaataatgaaataatttcaAACATAAGAGATTCTGTGATCAATTTGAGTGAATCTGTCAAAGATGGACAACGTACTCCAGAGGCTATAAACTTCAGTCAAGGAAACTTCTCTGAGCTGTCACCTCTTGCCACTATGTACCTCTCAGTTGACCCTGAAGATTGTCAGTTTGCATCAAAAAGTGGAAGCCAAGCCTCAGATGTACAG ATGCTAGATGTCTATGACATTCTTCCTTTTGATAATCCAGATGGTGGAGTTTGGAAACAAGGATTTGATATCACCTATGATGAACACGAGTGGGACAGTGAGCCTCTTCAAGTTTTTGTTGTGCCTCATTCGCATAATGATCCAG GCTGGCTGAAGACATTTGATGACTACTTTAGAGATCAGACGCAGCATATTCTCAATAACATGGTTCTAAAGCTGCAAGAAGACAAAGGGAGGAAATTTATATGGTCTGAAATCTCTTATTTTTCCAAGTGGTGGGATGGAATAGATAGTCAGAAGAAGGATGCTGTGAAAAG GTTAATTGAAGATGGACAGTTTGAAATTGTAACAGGGGGATGGGTCATGCCTGACGAAGCATCTGCTCATTATTTTGCTATAATTGACCAGCTGATAGAAGGGCATCAATGGCTCGAGAAGGCCCTAG gagTGAAACCAAAATCTGGTTGGGCAGTTGATCCCTTTGGACATTCACCAACCATGGCTTATCTTTTGAAACGCACTGGATTTTCCAATATGCTTATACAGAGAGTTCATTATTCAATTAAAAAGTATCATGCAGCCCAGAAGACTCTAGAATTTTTTTGGAGACAGAATTGGG ATTTGGGATCTAATACGGATATTCTCTGCCACATGATGCCTTTTTATAGCTATGATATTCCTCACACTTGCGGACCAGATCCTAAAATTTGCTGCCAATTTGATTTTAAGCGCCTTCCTGGAGGAAGAGTCAGTTGTCCCTGGAGAGTTCCTCCTGAAGCCATTCATTCTGGAAACGTTCAGCACAG GGCATGGATGATTTTAGATCAGTACAGAAAGAAATCGAAGCTTTTCCGCACCAAAGTTTTGTTGGCTCCACTGGGAGATGATTTCCGCTACACTGAGAGTTCAGAATGGGATCAGCAGTATCAAAATTATCAGAAGCTTTTTGATTACATGAATTCTCACCCAGAGTTCCATGTTAAG GCTCAGTTTGGGACTTTGTCAGATTATTTTGAGGCTCTCCGTAAAGCTAGTAATTTGGATGAAAAGAACAGTAATTCAGTGTTTCCTGTTCTGAGTGGCGATTTCTTCACATATGCAGACAGAGATAATCATTACTGGAGTGGATATTTTACTTCACGCCCCTTCTACAAACGCCTAGATAGGATTCTAGAGTCATATTTAAG GGCTGCTGAAATTCTTTACTCCTTGGCTCTGGTACAGtctaaaaaaaccaataaaatgaaaGTATTTCCTTCGGTGGACCACTACAAATTACTAACAGAGGCTAGAAGAAACTTGGGActttttcaacatcatgatgctATCACAGGAACAGCTAAAGACTGGGTTGTTGTGGATTATGGCACTAG GCTATTCCATTCGTTAATAAACGTGAAGAAAATTATCACTGATTCTGCTCACGTTCTTATTCTAAAGGACCAAGAAACGTATCATTACAACCCATCAACCCCATTTCTTACAATG GATGATGCGCAGTCTTCACAAGACTCTTTGCCACACAAGACTGTCATAGAACTGAGTAAACAGCCAAG GTACCTTTTGATTTATAATCCTACAGAACAAGAACGCTCATCAGTGGTTTCAGTCTACGTGAATACACCTCGAGTTAAAGTATTGTCTCCTTCTGGAAAACCAGTTGTGGTCCAGCTTACTGCAGTATGGGATGGAGCTGCTAAAATAACATACGATGCATACCAG ATTTCTTTCTTGGTTCGTATACCACCCTTGGGTTTTGGAGTTTACCAGCTGCTGGAGGGTCTGAGTTCTGAAGCTGCATTGGCGGACTATAATCTCTATCATAACGACAAAGCTAAGCTAGTCAAGCCCTATAGAGTTTTCAACGTTAAAGAGATACAGAATGCTCTGGATGAGATCATGCTAGAGAACTCTTACATGAAAGTCTGGTTCTCTGGgaattctgggcttcttgag aAAGTAAATAcgaaagaaaacaataaaaatcacCGTGTCAAGATGGAATTTGTTTGGTATGGGACTACAAGTAACCGAGATAAGAGTGGGGCTTATCTCTTCTTACCGGATGGAGACGCCAAG CCCTATGTTTTCTCTGATCCACCTATCATACGAGTTACACATGGGAGGATCTTTTCTGAAGTTACTACTTTTTTCCATCATTTGACACACACAATACGACTTTACAAAGTTCATG GGCTTGAAGGTCAGTCCCTTGAGGTATCCAATATTGTGGACATTAGAGGAGAATACAATCGTGAGATTGCAATGCGGATTTCATCTGACATAGAAAGCCATAACAGATTTTACACTGACCTCAATGGATACCAG ATTCAGCCTAGACAGACAATGAGCAAATTGCCTCTTCAAGCAAATATTTACCCAATGGCAACAATGGCTTATGTCCAGGATAGCAAGATACGCTTGTCTCTTCTTTCTGCTCAGTCTCTTGGCGTTGCAAGTTTAAAAAGTG GCCAATTAGAGGTCATCATGGATCGCCGACTTATGCAGGACGACAATCGAGGTTTAGGACAAGGCGTACAAGATAACAAAATCACAGCTAATCTATTCCGAATTCTGTTGGAGAAAAGAAATGGAGTAGATATG aaAGAAGAAAAATCGACAGTCAGCTTTCCTTCTCTCCTTAGTCATATAACATCATCTTTCATAAATCATCCTTTGATTCCAATGATTACCTATGCAGACATCGGCATCCCATCGCTGTTGAATAGCTTTTCTCCATTAATGTCATCCATGCCCTGTGATATGAATATAGTTAACTTAAGAACCATACAATCAAAG GCAGATTCTGGGCCATCTGAGGAAGCAGCCCTGATTGTTCACAGGAAGGGATTCGATTGTAGGTTCACAAGCACAGACCTGGGCCTCCTCTGCTCTACAACTCAGGGAAAG CTAAAGGTGCACAGACTCTTTAACAAGTTCCATGTGGGAAGTCTTATACCTACATCCTTATCTTTGATGCATTCACCTCCAGATGCCAGAAACATTAGTGAAATCAGTATGAGTCCTATGGAGATAAACACATACAGAATTCAGCTGAGATGA